TCTGAATCTCCTGGTGCATCTTCTTCGCTCTCCGACTCCAGCCCCACCTCTTCCGGCTTGTCGCGAACCAGCAAGTAATAGCTGACGCCGCCCAATAGCAGCAGCAACACCGGCAAGCGAAAAATCCACCGCCAGTTCAGATTGCACTCCAAGATCAGCATCGACGTGCCAAAGGCCAAGACCGACGACATGCCTGCCGCAAACACGTAGGCGCCGTACGCCTTGCCCCGCTCGGCATGTCCCCACCAGTTCGACAATACGCGGCTGCCCGGCGCCCAGCCCATCGATTGTGCGTAGCCGTTGGCCGCCCACGGCACAATCAACTCGGTGGCGTTGGTTCCAAAGCTGACGATCCAGTTGAGCCCACACGACAGCATCGCCCCCAGGCTCATCATCCGCCGGCCGCCAAACCGATCTCCGAGCGCGCCGTTGATAAACTGCCCGACGGCATACGCCCACAACAGCGCTGCGCTAGCCCAACCAAGCGTTTCTTTCGAGATCCCCAGTTCTTCCTCGATGCCTGGAATCGCAAATCCAAATGTCTGCCGCCCGGTGTAAAAGAAGAGATAGCAGAACATCGTCGCCAACAAGACGCGCCATTGATAGGTGCGAAATAACTCGCCCTTTTCACCTCTCTCCGGCGATGGCTCCATGCTGAAGTTGGAGTCGTGAGAATCAGCTGCACTGGACATTTGCGGTTCGTTCGAGTTCGAGGAAGCGGCTTCGGTCGGGTAGGTCTTCAAACTATTCTTGCTTCCGGGATCCGACCACGCGAGGACTCCAACGCCCCCGTCAACATCCCGAAAAAAGAAATACTGGACGAAATCTTCACAGTCAGTTAATCCAATCTTTGTTGACCCGTAGTCAACTTTTGTGATGCAGTTATCGCTGGCGACACGTTCACTCGTCAAGCGATTCACAATAATTTCACAAGATGAGACATGAGATGAGGCCCCTGTTCCTACTTTTCGTGCTGTTGGTTCCGTTGGGTTGCAACAAAGCAGAGCCGTATGGCAATGCGCCGACGGCGGTCGGCGCTGCTGCGGATCAGCGCCAAGACAATCCCGAGTATTCACCCGATCTTCCGTAGCGATACTTCGCTGGCCGTTACTGACGCGTATTGATCATTCCATTCATCTGCAGAAACACAGGAAACCCACAATGTCATATCGCAATCGCGATCGCACCGCTTTCACGCTGGTCGAACTTCTCGTGGTCATCGCCATTATCGGCGTCTTGATCGCCTTGCTGCTGCCGGCCGTTCAGCAAGCTCGCGAAGCGGCTCGCCGTTCGCAGTGCACCAATAACCTGAAACAACTTGGCCTGGCGATGCACATGTATCACGACGCCTATCGCAGCTTTCCGATCGGCGCCTACGCCGCCTGGGGACACTCTTGGTCGTGGCCGATCCTACCGTTCATGGAACAAACCGCCGTGTACGAAATTTTGCCCAACGCTCCTAGCGACAGCGGCAGCTACGGCGGGTCAGACGCGACTAGCGTCGCGTTGGTCAAGCTGATGCGAACTCCCATCAGTACCTTTTTTTGCCCGTCGCAGCCTGACGGACAAACCGAACCTACTGAAGTCAACGGCTTGACCGGTCGATCGATCAGCAGCTATTTGGCCAACGCTGGCGGCGACGCTACGCAAGATGGTCTTGGCGCTGGCGGCATGGATCAGTCGAACGGACTATTTCATGCGGTGCGCATGAATACCTCTTCGCCGACAGGCCGGGTCTTCAAGTTTCGTGACGCCAAAGACGGTCTGTCATCGACGGTCCTCTTGGGCGAGGCGGTTTATGACATTGATCCCGACAAGTGCTACCTTTGCGATCACTTTCTCTACTTTCATCCCAACTTCGATTCGAGCAACGGCTCCGACTTTTCCGAAGCGCTCGGCTCCACCTACGACCCGGTAAACCCGAAGACGACCGATGGCAATATCCTGGAGCGTTCGTATGGCAGCTTCCATCCCGGCGGCGCCAACATCGGATTTGCCGACGGCAGCGTCCACTTCATTCCGGAAACGATCGACGGCGCCACCTGGCGAGCCATGGGATCGCGCAAAGGCGGCGAAGTGGTCGAATTGCCGTAGGTTCCGGGTTTCATCATTGCGTGCCGGCCGTCGTCGCCGGCACGCTGCTGCGATCGACTCTCGCCCAGAAAGCATGCCGCGATGACCGATTCCTTGCTCAACCGCCGTACCTTTACCGCTTCGCTCGCTGGCGGAACCTTGGCCGCGACCGCACTGGCCTCCAGCGCCTCTTCGCCCGATACGGCCGGCCCGATGATTGGCCACGTCTCGGAAACGACCGCCAACATCTGGTATCGCCCTGCGAAGCCTGGCACGTATCGGGTGCAGATTTGGGAAGCGGCTGACGACGCCAAACCGCAAACCGTCCAGGCCGAAGCGACCGCCGCAGGCGACCTAAGCCTGACCTGGAAAATCGCAAACCTAAAGCCGGCGACCCGCTACCACTATGCGATCGAAGGCGCCGATCTTTCGCCGGACGATTGCTATCTGATCACCGCGCCCTCAGCCGCCGTCCGCGGCAAGTCCTGCCTGGCGTTTGGTTCATGCGCGAAAACGAAGCCGTCCTCTCTATGGGCGCAGATGGAACAGCGCGGCGCCCAAGGGCTGGTTTTGCTCGGCGACACGCCTTACATCAACTCGACCAATCTCACGACGATTCGCAACGAGCAGCGCAAGCTCCTGCAGATTCCGGAACTCGCCTCGCTTGTTCGCCATACGCCAACCTGGGGCACGTGGGACGATCACGACTTTGGCGGCAACGACACCGATGGTCGTCTACTAGGCAAAGAGAACTGCCGCCGCGGGTTCGTCGAGTATCGCGCAAACGCCGAGTTTGGCGAGTCAGGCGAAGGGATCTACACCAAGTTCCGCTATGGCCCGATCGAGGTCTTCCTGCTCGACACTCGCTGGTTCTCGCAAACGGCGCCATCGCCGGTCGCCGCCGACAAGCCTACCTTGCTCGGCGAGCGACAATGGAAGTGGCTGCAGGAAGGCCTGGCCAGTTCGACCGCTCCCTTCAAAGTGATCGCCTGCGGGATGATCTGGGACGACAAAGAAAATGGCGAAAAAGATGACTGGGGTACCTACACCCACGAGCGAGATGCGCTTTTTGATTTCATCGGCCAGCAGCGGATCACCGGGGTCGTCCTGATTGGTGGAGACATCCACTGCAGCCGATTGTTAAGGTATAAGTCGACGGGTCAGACCGGCTATCCGATTCATCAGTTCATCGTTTCGCCGATCCACGACAGCGTCATCCCGAGCTTGAACGTCGCCCACCCCGACCTGATCAAAGGCGCCGCGGTCCCGCATGTTTGGCTCCGCTTAGAAGCTGACGCGACGCGGACTCCGGCAACTTTGCATGCCGAATGGGTGCAGCGCGATGGCCGCCAGATGTGGGACCTGACGCTCGAAGAGACGCAACTGCGCCCCGCCTAGTCGCCGCCCGTCGGCATTCCTTTTCCGCTCCTCACGCCCCAATCGACCAGCGCACGATGCGACCAACGATGACTTATCTGGACGATGGCTCGATTCGCACCGTCGAAACGATCCTGGCCAGTCAAAACTCACGACGCCCCTTTGTCGTTTATGACGAGACGGCGTACGTTTCCTCCGGCGCCCAGGCCGCCCTGCAATCTACCTTCGCCAACCGAGCGACCACCTGGTTCAGCCAGTTCGAGTTGAACCCGAAACTGCCGGACGTCGAGCAGGGGGTCGAACTGTTTCGGAAGTCGCAATCAGACGTGATCGTGGCGATTGGCGGCGGCACCGCGATCGACATCGCCAAACTGATCGCCGCCCTTTCGCAACAAACCGATCCGGCGGCGGCGATCATTCGAGGCGAGCGTCCCTTGGCCGATTTCGACATTCCCCTGATTGCGATTCCAACGACCGCCGGAACCGGCAGCGAAGCGACCCATTTTGCGGTCGTCTATATTCAGAACGAAAAATTCTCGCTCGCCCACCCGCACATCCTGCCGCAGTTCACGATTGTCGACAGTCAGTTGACCCGCAGTCTCCCCCGCTCGATCACGGCCGCAACCGGTCTGGACGCCTTCTGCCAGGCGATCGAATCGCTGTGGGCGGTCGGCAGCACCGACCAGTCGATCGCCTACGCCAGCGAAGCGTTGCCGCTGATCGTCGAAAACCTGCCGATCGCCGTCCTCGCCCCTACCGCCAAGTCGCGCCGCGGCATGAGCCGCGCCGCTCACCTGGCCGGCAAAGCGATCAACATCAGCCGCACTACTGCGCCCCATGCGATCTCGTACGCGATTACCTCGCGGCATGGCTTTCCGCATGGCGTCGCCGTCGCGATGACCCTGAGCCGCATGCTGAAATACAACGCATCGGTCCAAGCCGCCGACTGCGCCGATCCCCGCGGCGTCTCGTTCGTACAACGACAAATCGACCGCATCGTCGATCTGCTGGCGAGCCAAACGCTGGAAGAGGCGAGCCAAAAAATCGACAGCTTCATCGCCAAACTCGGCTGCCCGACGTCCCTGCAAGCCGCCGGAATCAACACCCGCCCCCAGATCGAAGCGATCGTTCAGCAAGTCAACGCCGAGCGAATGTCGAACAACCCGCGGAGTTCCACATCGGCGACGCTGCTTGATCTGCTGGCTGGCGGGGTGTCGGCGGTGACGAGCTAATCTCGTGCTTCGCGAAAACGGCAAGATCCCTATTGCGGAGCCATCAGGAAAATCGGGCCAGACCCCTCACCTGGGCCAAGTTCTAAGTTCTTCAAGACGACGCCCGGGTTGTCGTTGGCATCGCGAATACGAATGCTGACGCCACTGCTAGGAGGATCATTAGCATTCTCGGCGACTTGCAGCTTCTGTTGACTCGCTTTAATCGCGAGCGAGTCGAGTTTGTCATCGGCGTTGTCGATACGATCTTGGATATCGATCATTCGCAGTCGTAGACGATGCGCTTTCTCCGCCAAGGCGTTCTGCATCGTCGATCGGGCATCACCTCGGCTCGATCGAATCGCCTGGATCCGATCCTCCAAGGCCGTCCGTAGGGCAGCGTCCGCTTTCAACATCGCTTCGTCCTGTACCTCGCCGGTGCGGATCTCATCCACGTAGAGAATTACCGCTTGAAGCCCGAGACTCTCCACGGCGAGCTGCTCTCGTTTTGCACAGGCACGGCACGGATACGTCGCCAGGTCAGCCAGAAACTGCTTGATCTCTTCTTTGACGCTGTCCGCCACGCTTTCCGCTTCCTTTAGCAGTGGCGCGGTATCTACCTTGCCTGCCAGCGGCGCGTCTCCACAGCACTCGACCGCTTTCGGATTGCCAGCCTTCCATGCTGTGCAGACGCCATTGATCAGCGTCCGAACCGCATTAAGCTGCGCTACATCTCGCGCCGCTAAACCTTTCGGAATGTTCAGCCGACTCGCCAGCCATTTCAACTGACCAGGGTCATTGCCTGGCGGCAAGTCGGCATAGGGAAGCGACAGATCCCCTTTCTGCTTCAGATCTACATGAATGGTGCGGGTGTCGCCGGCGAAGGGAAGCAACTGAATCCGCTTGCCAACCGTGCGAAATTCGGCCGGATTGGCGACCAGTTTCAGCTCCTTATCGGCGCCGGTCTCAATTTCCAGCGGCGTG
The genomic region above belongs to Blastopirellula retiformator and contains:
- a CDS encoding alkaline phosphatase D family protein yields the protein MTDSLLNRRTFTASLAGGTLAATALASSASSPDTAGPMIGHVSETTANIWYRPAKPGTYRVQIWEAADDAKPQTVQAEATAAGDLSLTWKIANLKPATRYHYAIEGADLSPDDCYLITAPSAAVRGKSCLAFGSCAKTKPSSLWAQMEQRGAQGLVLLGDTPYINSTNLTTIRNEQRKLLQIPELASLVRHTPTWGTWDDHDFGGNDTDGRLLGKENCRRGFVEYRANAEFGESGEGIYTKFRYGPIEVFLLDTRWFSQTAPSPVAADKPTLLGERQWKWLQEGLASSTAPFKVIACGMIWDDKENGEKDDWGTYTHERDALFDFIGQQRITGVVLIGGDIHCSRLLRYKSTGQTGYPIHQFIVSPIHDSVIPSLNVAHPDLIKGAAVPHVWLRLEADATRTPATLHAEWVQRDGRQMWDLTLEETQLRPA
- a CDS encoding DUF1559 domain-containing protein, encoding MSYRNRDRTAFTLVELLVVIAIIGVLIALLLPAVQQAREAARRSQCTNNLKQLGLAMHMYHDAYRSFPIGAYAAWGHSWSWPILPFMEQTAVYEILPNAPSDSGSYGGSDATSVALVKLMRTPISTFFCPSQPDGQTEPTEVNGLTGRSISSYLANAGGDATQDGLGAGGMDQSNGLFHAVRMNTSSPTGRVFKFRDAKDGLSSTVLLGEAVYDIDPDKCYLCDHFLYFHPNFDSSNGSDFSEALGSTYDPVNPKTTDGNILERSYGSFHPGGANIGFADGSVHFIPETIDGATWRAMGSRKGGEVVELP
- a CDS encoding phosphonoacetaldehyde reductase gives rise to the protein MTYLDDGSIRTVETILASQNSRRPFVVYDETAYVSSGAQAALQSTFANRATTWFSQFELNPKLPDVEQGVELFRKSQSDVIVAIGGGTAIDIAKLIAALSQQTDPAAAIIRGERPLADFDIPLIAIPTTAGTGSEATHFAVVYIQNEKFSLAHPHILPQFTIVDSQLTRSLPRSITAATGLDAFCQAIESLWAVGSTDQSIAYASEALPLIVENLPIAVLAPTAKSRRGMSRAAHLAGKAINISRTTAPHAISYAITSRHGFPHGVAVAMTLSRMLKYNASVQAADCADPRGVSFVQRQIDRIVDLLASQTLEEASQKIDSFIAKLGCPTSLQAAGINTRPQIEAIVQQVNAERMSNNPRSSTSATLLDLLAGGVSAVTS
- a CDS encoding MFS transporter yields the protein MSSAADSHDSNFSMEPSPERGEKGELFRTYQWRVLLATMFCYLFFYTGRQTFGFAIPGIEEELGISKETLGWASAALLWAYAVGQFINGALGDRFGGRRMMSLGAMLSCGLNWIVSFGTNATELIVPWAANGYAQSMGWAPGSRVLSNWWGHAERGKAYGAYVFAAGMSSVLAFGTSMLILECNLNWRWIFRLPVLLLLLGGVSYYLLVRDKPEEVGLESESEEDAPGDSDATSHEGSGFRSLIRRYLNVFACVPFLFAAVAIGFQSMARYGLLIWVPVHFLGEDWKNSDTKWISIALPIGMALGAMASGWISDVWMKGNRSRVIFLFMSAASVCAAAMFLLPKSHPLGIPILFLTGFFAYGPQSAFWALCPDLLGRKNAGTGTGVLNSFAYAFAGFGEPIIGRLIDGSGNTSIVFAVVATVCIAGAILSLGIRK